The Triticum dicoccoides isolate Atlit2015 ecotype Zavitan chromosome 6A, WEW_v2.0, whole genome shotgun sequence genome has a window encoding:
- the LOC119318143 gene encoding ribonuclease 1-like translates to MMRSCLSLALLVALSAAGCAAAQAADYDFFYLVLQWPGSYCDTKQSCCYPRSGKPAADFGIHGLWPNRDDGSYPQNCNPANAFDPSKVSDLLSSLRTEWPTLACPTSDGLQFWAHEWEKHGTCAQNLFNEHGYFQTALHLRDQLRVLDALTAAGVSPDGGYYTLSAIKGAIQQGTGFEPFVECNRDESGNSQLYQLYFCVDANASGFVECPVQPGGRPCGNRVEFPTF, encoded by the exons ATGATGAGATcctgcctctccctcgccctcctcgtcgccctgagcGCCGCCGGGTGCGCCGCGGCGCAGGCGGCGGACTACGACTTCTTCTACCTCGTGCTGCAG TGGCCGGGGTCGTACTGCGACACGAAGCAGAGCTGCTGCTACCCGCGGTCGGGGAAGCCGGCGGCGGACTTCGGGATCCACGGCCTCTGGCCCAACCGCGACGACGGCTCCTACCCGCAGAACTGCAACCCCGCCAACGCCTTCGATCCCTCCAAG GTGAGCGACCTGCTGAGCAGCCTGCGCACGGAGTGGCCGACGCTGGCGTGCCCGACGAGCGACGGCCTCCAGTTCTGGGCGCACGAGTGGGAGAAGCACGGCACCTGCGCGCAGAACCTCTTCAACGAGCACGGCTACTTCCAGACGGCGCTCCACCTCCGCGACCAGCTCCGCGTCCTCGACGCCCTCACCGCCGCGGGCGTCTCCCCCGACGGCGGCTACTACACGCTGAGCGCCATCAAGGGCGCCATCCAGCAGGGGACCGGGTTCGAGCCCTTCGTTGAGTGCAACCGCGACGAGTCCGGCAACAGCCAGCTCTACCAGCTCTACTTCTGCGTCGACGCCAACGCCTCGGGCTTCGTCGAGTGCCCcgtccagcccggcggcaggccctGCGGCAACAGGGTCGAGTTCCCGACCTTCTGA